One part of the bacterium genome encodes these proteins:
- a CDS encoding sugar phosphate isomerase/epimerase, translated as MNSKNHVNRINRREFAKQTALAGAAVAFSGPSPVSSSDTAGPLCIFSKNLQWLDYGRAAETAAAMGFNGLDLTVRKNGHVLPENVERDLPKAVAAAQKAGLRVALITTEIDAAENPIHRRVLETAAGLGIGCYRMGWLQYDHSFSIRDNLKRFRVRLAALAELNEKTGILGAYQNHSGANLGSPVWDIAGLLHEIHSPWLGCQYDIRHAMVEGANAWPLGLELVAPYINSLDLKDYLWVKKGGRWQAASVAMGQGMVDFNDFFTRLKNLNVKKDVPLCIHYEYDLGGAEKGSRRITVSPEAVLVAMKKDLDYIKAVLGAR; from the coding sequence TGCCGTAGCGTTCTCCGGTCCATCGCCGGTTTCGTCATCCGACACAGCTGGCCCTCTATGCATTTTTTCCAAGAATTTGCAGTGGCTGGATTACGGCCGGGCGGCTGAGACCGCAGCGGCCATGGGGTTCAACGGATTGGATCTGACAGTGCGCAAGAACGGCCATGTGCTGCCGGAAAACGTCGAACGCGATCTGCCCAAAGCTGTGGCGGCTGCGCAAAAAGCCGGCCTTCGAGTGGCATTGATCACCACCGAGATCGATGCTGCGGAAAATCCCATACACCGGCGGGTTCTCGAGACAGCGGCCGGGTTGGGCATCGGCTGTTATCGAATGGGTTGGCTTCAATATGATCACTCTTTTAGCATTCGCGATAATCTAAAACGGTTTCGCGTCCGGTTGGCCGCGCTGGCGGAGCTGAATGAAAAGACAGGCATCCTCGGCGCGTATCAGAATCACAGCGGCGCCAACCTGGGTTCGCCTGTCTGGGACATCGCCGGTTTGCTGCACGAGATCCATTCGCCGTGGCTGGGCTGTCAGTACGACATCCGTCATGCCATGGTCGAGGGCGCCAACGCCTGGCCGCTGGGGCTCGAGCTGGTGGCGCCCTATATCAACAGCCTTGACTTGAAGGATTATCTTTGGGTGAAAAAAGGCGGTCGTTGGCAGGCGGCTAGTGTGGCCATGGGTCAGGGTATGGTGGATTTCAATGATTTTTTTACTCGGTTGAAAAATTTGAACGTAAAGAAGGATGTTCCTTTGTGCATCCATTACGAGTATGATCTCGGCGGCGCGGAAAAAGGCAGCCGCCGGATCACGGTATCGCCTGAAGCGGTGCTTGTTGCGATGAAGAAGGATCTTGATTATATTAAAGCCGTTCTTGGAGCACGTTGA